Proteins from one Erpetoichthys calabaricus chromosome 11, fErpCal1.3, whole genome shotgun sequence genomic window:
- the LOC114661385 gene encoding QRFP-like peptide receptor, protein MNYTLDFQSTHLQHLSLLTARNLSIEAIRRLIHDHLLLEESELENILLLRIQEPMTIALTVMYVASFVLGFIGNIMSIKVLTGKRSKRMTGVSATRSLLVNLAICDLMVVCICMPITLGNQIYRAWIYGDFLCRAVPFIQAVSVSASVLSLTVISINRYYSVHNPLNARSFFTWRKIFCTIIIVWIFSSGICMPLIFMNKRDEIRPIENRPFVFPSCREMWPQARLKQVYNFILFCTLYCLPVTFNLVISFLTGWKLWSASRHFKDFDSRSQTVPTSRLKNRKKIAKMVVALVLLFAVSWLPFYMVDIWIDFNSPDSQKEETPSPWVLNVRPFAQWLGLTNSSLNPICYCFVGDLYRSAKEMKSRYQRRIMSFFRLSLSEELSSSRKISFKRSVNASRKDSVCSTSVINHVSDCDQYTYRCESALCTKQPAAANVFTVRRQSSTESHQTKL, encoded by the coding sequence atGAATTACACTCTGGATTTTCAAAGCACCCATTTACAGCATCTCAGTCTGTTAACAGCAAGAAATCTGTCCATTGAAGCAATCCGCCGCCTGATCCATGATCACCTTTTACTTGAAGAAAGTGAGCTGGAAAATATTTTGCTACTGAGAATTCAAGAGCCCATGACCATTGCACTTACAGTAATGTATGTGGCCTCCTTTGTTTTGGGTTTCATTGGAAACATCATGTCCATCAAAGTGCTGACAGGGAAACGAAGCAAAAGGATGACAGGAGTGAGTGCAACTAGAAGCTTACTGGTAAATTTAGCAATCTGTGATCTGATGGTGGTGTGCATTTGTATGCCAATTACCCTTGGAAATCAGATCTACCGAGCATGGATTTATGGGGACTTTCTGTGCAGAGCAGTGCCTTTTATtcaagctgtttctgtttctgctAGTGTTCTCAGCCTAACTGTCATAAGTATTAACCGATATTACAGTGTTCATAACCCATTAAATGCCCGATCTTTTTTCACTTGGAGGAAGATCTTCTGCACTATCATAATAGTCTGGATTTTCTCTTCAGGGATATGCATGCCATTGATATTCATGAACAAGAGAGATGAGATAAGACCCATTGAGAATCGCCCATTTGTATTCCCTAGTTGTAGAGAAATGTGGCCACAGGCCAGGTTAAAGCAAGTTTATAATTTTATTCTCTTTTGTACCCTTTACTGCCTCCCAGTGACATTCAACCTGGTCATCAGCTTTTTAACGGGATGGAAGCTCTGGAGTGCTTCCAGGCATTTCAAAGATTTTGATTCCCGAAGCCAAACCGTGCCCACCTCAAGGCTAAAAAACCGGAAAAAGATTGCCAAGATGGTGGTGGCCCTGGTGCTTCTATTTGCTGTGTCCTGGCTTCCCTTTTACATGGTTGATATTTGGATTGATTTTAACAGTCCAGATTCTCAGAAGGAAGAAACTCCTTCTCCATGGGTTCTGAATGTAAGGCCTTTTGCCCAGTGGCTTGGTCTTACTAATTCAAGTCTGAACCCAATCTGCTACTGTTTTGTTGGTGACCTATACAGGTCTGCAAAGGAAATGAAGTCCAGATATCAGAGGCGAATAATGAGCTTCTTTCGATTGTCACTCTCTGAAGAATTAAGCAGCTCCAGAAAGATCTCCTTCAAAAGATCAGTCAATGCATCCCGCAAGGACTCAGTCTGCAGCACGTCAGTCATAAACCATGTGTCCGACTGTGATCAGTACACCTACAGATGTGAATCGGCACTGTGCACCAAGCAGCCAGCGGCTGCTAATGTGTTCACAGTAAGAAGACAATCCTCAACAGAGTCTCACCAGACTAAATTATAG